A window of Costertonia aggregata contains these coding sequences:
- a CDS encoding tyrosine-type recombinase/integrase, which produces MATITFKPRPGKKKTTPIYLIFSFGRKRELRYSTGFTISDISNWNFDKQRIKNVVSEPMSNKINQSLQQLELFFENKYNELLSARIDINNQVLRNELDLYLKKRKPRSTPSSYKTLLECYKWYYTYYSKNSLPTTKKPLALGTVKSYKTSYEVLKEFSDNVYAINYDRITLDFYSDFIEFLNEKNFSKNYISNHIKMLKTIMNYAWEKKFHNSMDFKSKSFAKTNEEVDSIYLSENELQKIQSLELRGRKDNARDLFLIGANTGLRVSDFNRLSKDNIKCNNGLWYIEIKSKKTDRLVSIPLKKSVLDILKKRDGNPPYRMPEQNINNLLKDIGKLAQINELIEITKTVGGKSIKIKKQKFELITNHTARRSFCTNAYLAGMSTFDIMAISGHKSEKSFYGYIKVSNLERLRKIAKHPFFN; this is translated from the coding sequence ATGGCAACAATTACTTTCAAACCTAGACCTGGCAAAAAGAAGACCACCCCGATTTATCTGATATTCAGCTTCGGAAGGAAAAGGGAGCTGAGATATTCTACCGGCTTTACGATATCTGATATATCAAATTGGAATTTCGACAAGCAACGAATAAAAAATGTTGTTTCTGAACCGATGTCCAATAAAATAAATCAGAGTTTACAACAACTAGAATTATTTTTTGAAAATAAATACAACGAATTATTATCTGCGAGGATAGATATAAACAATCAGGTACTAAGAAACGAGCTAGACCTTTATTTAAAAAAGAGAAAGCCAAGAAGCACACCATCATCTTACAAAACACTTCTAGAATGCTATAAGTGGTATTACACATATTATTCCAAGAATTCTTTGCCCACAACAAAAAAACCCTTGGCTTTAGGGACTGTCAAATCTTATAAAACCTCCTATGAAGTGTTAAAAGAATTCAGTGACAATGTTTATGCTATCAACTACGATAGAATAACGTTGGACTTTTATTCCGACTTCATTGAATTCCTTAATGAGAAAAACTTTTCTAAAAACTATATTTCCAACCATATAAAAATGTTAAAAACAATCATGAACTATGCTTGGGAAAAGAAATTTCATAATTCGATGGATTTTAAATCCAAATCGTTTGCAAAAACTAATGAAGAAGTTGACAGCATATATCTATCCGAGAATGAACTTCAAAAAATACAAAGCCTTGAACTCAGGGGAAGAAAAGATAATGCTAGAGATCTTTTCTTAATTGGGGCCAATACAGGGCTCCGAGTTTCTGACTTTAATCGTCTTTCAAAAGACAATATTAAATGTAATAACGGTCTATGGTATATTGAGATAAAATCAAAAAAGACAGATAGATTGGTATCTATACCACTAAAAAAATCTGTTTTAGATATCTTAAAAAAGAGAGACGGAAACCCTCCATATAGAATGCCGGAACAGAATATTAACAATCTCTTAAAGGACATTGGGAAATTGGCTCAAATAAATGAATTAATAGAAATCACTAAAACAGTAGGTGGGAAATCCATTAAGATTAAAAAACAAAAATTTGAATTGATTACAAATCACACTGCAAGAAGGTCTTTTTGCACGAATGCATATCTAGCTGGAATGTCCACTTTTGATATCATGGCCATTAGCGGCCATAAATCCGAAAAATCCTTTTACGGATACATTAAAGTAAGTAACCTAGAAAGGCTAAGAAAAATAGCGAAACATCCATTTTTTAATTAA
- a CDS encoding helix-turn-helix domain-containing protein, translated as MKTNVLQLHNVSPEEFKNEILTGIKTQLDNLKNNLENSKKSEYLTRKEASILLGVSLVTIHVWCKKDILKPYKIGNRIRFKREEIEATLENS; from the coding sequence ATGAAAACTAATGTATTACAACTTCACAATGTTTCTCCGGAAGAATTCAAAAACGAAATTCTTACCGGAATAAAAACACAACTAGACAACCTTAAAAACAACTTAGAAAATTCTAAAAAATCAGAATATCTAACTAGAAAAGAAGCTTCCATACTCTTAGGAGTATCGCTTGTTACTATTCATGTATGGTGCAAAAAAGATATTCTAAAACCATACAAAATAGGTAATAGAATTAGGTTTAAAAGAGAGGAAATCGAAGCTACATTAGAAAATTCATAA
- a CDS encoding VapE domain-containing protein, translating into MEYKKIIPKTKSENQHSGGSGTTIFHQVEDYIEEKYDLRLNIISLDIEISLKDQENWKICNEDSLFIELRKKNIAVPMNNLISILKSDFVPKYNPLKDYFNSLHKWDRSTDYIKKYASYISLAPGEDNEQFYYHFKKWCVRAVKCALLDGYFNKQAFILTDDGRGQNIGKSTWCRNLCPKQLSDYIAEDMGGSDKDSRLLLCKNFIINLDELAALARKEINQLKSQLSKDQINERLPYDRKNSVIQRVASFIGSTNKSTFLQDETGSVRWLCFVVNGINFAYSKEFNIDDLWSQAYSLSLDKTFDEVISKKDIEQNEIRNKKFQELTPEHDMLLKYFKKPDTPKSGEYMTSTDIVNYLIPNYTRLNLRPVNIGKALSKENFEKKKTGGSTFYYVEKSFC; encoded by the coding sequence ATGGAATATAAAAAAATAATCCCTAAAACCAAAAGCGAAAATCAGCACTCAGGAGGTTCAGGAACCACTATCTTCCATCAAGTTGAGGATTATATAGAGGAAAAATATGACTTACGTCTAAATATAATTTCCCTAGATATAGAAATATCGCTAAAAGATCAGGAGAATTGGAAAATATGCAATGAAGATAGTTTATTCATAGAATTAAGAAAAAAGAACATCGCAGTACCAATGAACAACCTAATATCAATTTTAAAAAGTGATTTTGTTCCTAAATATAATCCTTTAAAGGATTATTTCAATTCTCTCCATAAATGGGATAGGTCTACTGATTACATTAAAAAATATGCAAGCTACATATCTCTAGCTCCGGGAGAGGACAATGAACAGTTTTACTATCACTTCAAAAAATGGTGCGTAAGGGCTGTAAAATGCGCTTTATTAGATGGGTATTTTAATAAACAAGCTTTCATACTTACAGACGACGGCAGGGGGCAAAACATAGGTAAATCTACCTGGTGCCGTAATCTTTGCCCAAAACAACTCTCAGATTATATTGCTGAAGATATGGGCGGTTCTGACAAAGATTCCAGATTACTACTATGTAAAAATTTTATAATAAATCTCGATGAACTAGCAGCTCTGGCCAGAAAAGAGATAAATCAATTAAAATCCCAGCTTTCAAAAGACCAAATAAACGAAAGATTACCCTACGACCGGAAGAATTCAGTTATACAAAGAGTTGCTTCATTTATTGGCTCAACTAATAAATCTACATTTTTACAGGATGAAACTGGTAGTGTTAGGTGGCTGTGTTTTGTAGTAAATGGAATTAATTTTGCTTACAGCAAAGAATTCAACATTGATGATTTGTGGTCTCAGGCGTACTCCCTATCTCTAGATAAAACTTTTGATGAAGTTATATCCAAAAAAGATATCGAGCAAAATGAAATAAGAAATAAGAAATTTCAAGAATTAACTCCTGAACATGACATGTTGTTGAAATACTTCAAAAAACCAGACACACCAAAGTCAGGGGAATACATGACATCCACTGACATTGTAAACTATTTAATACCAAATTACACCCGGCTCAATCTCAGACCGGTTAATATTGGAAAAGCATTGTCTAAAGAAAATTTTGAAAAAAAGAAAACAGGCGGTTCTACATTTTATTATGTTGAAAAATCTTTTTGCTAA
- a CDS encoding HD domain-containing protein codes for MEDTINCEDILVFKKTFSSLIWKNEDKISFLKSNILSIEENVKSYLHNISVIFPLLTDHSIKHSRMLWNYANLIIGDQEKFLNPLEGFILHTVFLIHDAGMCYSILDNKEEIENDPIYFDYISLHGNNDKSNSEALFYTTRQRHGDFALRAATERLKEGEYLINNTKLREELGDIIGKIAKSHTCEINFIEREFGERYSPPSFPTDWGIDCQKIALLLRTCDAAHIDNLRTPKTNRMIKEIEGVSGNHWSFQKKLGFPTLLDDGYLSYNTNSPFKENEQKAWWFCYEALLVLDKELKKANEYFVDKGQQVLLAKGVKSINDTLNLGKNHIRTLNWNSIDTKIKVNNPVHIAQEMGGEKLYGHSNLALRELIQNSLDAINLYRIYSGQENLEVGSIKILLEKKESDFILKVIDNGIGMSKFLMTEELLDFGGSYWKSRKFFNDFEGVRAKGFDAIGKFGIGFFSSFMLGNEITVTSWKYGTSIDEMSTLDFYDGLNSTPLLRKPTKDEKQSIIDRGTSLKIKLHSDPYAKDGFMNKPGSKYRSLYDLIKYLVPSPNVNITIKDINGVETSIIPNKLESIGFPEIIDYLENPQSDVPIKTINQGLKSLPIELTDINHGKVLLGKLALGLNLVAFGDSHSVVISKGIRINTLPGLFGYIFTDDVITIRRDKFKPKIPFESLKSWAIKQKKIIEERDLMKHYKSQYYHLLISFSLYDENVPILMSKRENKYSYVSIKELRIFLRSNSSVKIHTEGFSIASRPKTCDGFLFMNVTTRFEEIVNEESSHKVQNYDDLLESTIRDMWGKFDKKDFNPPNYAILNQPYMKIVEFSKKK; via the coding sequence ATGGAAGACACTATTAATTGTGAAGACATTTTAGTTTTCAAAAAAACATTTTCGTCATTGATTTGGAAAAATGAAGACAAGATTAGCTTTTTAAAATCTAACATACTATCAATTGAAGAAAATGTTAAGAGTTATTTACATAACATATCTGTAATATTTCCATTATTAACAGATCACAGCATAAAACATTCCAGGATGCTTTGGAATTATGCAAATCTTATTATTGGCGATCAGGAAAAGTTCCTTAACCCATTGGAAGGTTTTATTCTTCATACTGTCTTCTTAATTCATGACGCTGGTATGTGCTATTCAATTTTGGACAATAAAGAGGAAATAGAAAATGACCCAATTTATTTCGATTACATTTCGCTCCATGGGAATAATGACAAATCTAACAGCGAAGCTTTATTTTACACCACACGTCAAAGGCATGGTGATTTCGCTTTAAGAGCTGCAACTGAAAGATTAAAAGAAGGTGAATATTTAATTAACAATACGAAGCTAAGGGAAGAGCTCGGGGATATAATAGGTAAAATTGCTAAAAGTCATACGTGCGAAATAAATTTTATTGAAAGGGAATTTGGAGAAAGATACTCTCCACCATCCTTCCCAACGGATTGGGGAATTGATTGTCAGAAAATAGCATTATTACTTAGAACATGTGATGCAGCACATATAGATAATTTAAGAACTCCAAAAACTAATCGAATGATAAAAGAAATCGAAGGTGTCTCTGGCAATCATTGGAGCTTTCAAAAGAAACTTGGTTTTCCAACATTACTTGATGATGGATACTTGTCGTACAACACAAACTCACCATTTAAGGAAAATGAACAAAAAGCATGGTGGTTTTGCTATGAGGCTCTTTTAGTTCTGGACAAAGAATTAAAGAAAGCTAATGAATATTTTGTAGATAAAGGGCAACAAGTTTTATTGGCAAAGGGAGTAAAATCAATTAACGACACCTTAAATTTAGGAAAAAACCATATTCGAACTCTCAATTGGAATTCAATTGACACTAAAATAAAGGTCAATAACCCAGTTCATATTGCCCAAGAAATGGGAGGAGAAAAACTTTACGGTCATTCTAATCTTGCATTACGGGAATTAATTCAAAATAGTCTGGATGCAATAAATCTATATAGAATTTACAGTGGCCAAGAAAATCTCGAAGTTGGTTCAATTAAAATCCTTCTTGAAAAAAAAGAATCCGACTTTATTCTTAAAGTTATAGACAATGGGATTGGAATGAGTAAATTCTTAATGACAGAAGAATTACTCGACTTTGGTGGCTCATATTGGAAAAGTCGAAAATTTTTCAATGATTTTGAAGGTGTCAGAGCTAAAGGTTTTGATGCTATCGGAAAATTTGGTATTGGTTTTTTTTCATCATTCATGCTTGGAAACGAAATAACTGTTACATCATGGAAGTACGGAACTTCGATAGATGAAATGAGCACGTTAGACTTCTATGATGGTCTAAATTCAACCCCTCTTCTAAGAAAACCAACAAAAGATGAAAAACAATCGATAATTGACCGAGGTACTTCCTTGAAAATAAAATTGCATTCAGACCCATACGCAAAGGATGGATTTATGAACAAACCAGGGTCAAAATATCGTAGTTTATATGATTTAATAAAATATTTGGTCCCATCACCAAACGTAAATATAACAATAAAGGATATAAATGGCGTAGAAACATCAATTATACCTAACAAATTAGAATCTATTGGTTTTCCAGAAATCATTGATTATCTAGAAAACCCACAATCTGATGTCCCAATAAAAACAATAAATCAAGGATTAAAATCACTACCTATTGAATTGACAGATATCAATCATGGAAAGGTACTTCTAGGTAAATTAGCTTTAGGATTGAATCTTGTTGCGTTTGGCGATAGTCATTCAGTTGTGATATCCAAAGGAATAAGAATTAATACTCTTCCTGGTCTTTTTGGGTATATTTTTACCGATGATGTTATAACAATAAGGAGAGATAAGTTTAAACCAAAAATACCTTTTGAAAGTCTCAAATCTTGGGCAATAAAGCAAAAGAAAATCATAGAAGAAAGGGATTTAATGAAACACTATAAATCTCAATACTATCATCTTTTGATTAGTTTTTCCCTTTATGATGAGAATGTTCCAATCTTAATGTCGAAAAGAGAGAATAAATACAGTTATGTTTCTATAAAAGAGTTGAGAATTTTTTTAAGAAGCAATAGTAGTGTTAAAATTCACACTGAAGGCTTCAGTATTGCGTCTAGACCAAAAACTTGCGATGGTTTCCTATTTATGAACGTGACAACAAGGTTTGAAGAAATTGTAAACGAGGAATCTTCGCATAAGGTTCAAAATTATGATGACCTTTTAGAAAGTACAATCAGAGATATGTGGGGGAAATTTGACAAGAAAGACTTTAACCCTCCAAATTACGCGATATTAAATCAACCATACATGAAAATAGTCGAGTTTAGCAAGAAAAAATAG
- a CDS encoding glycosyltransferase family 117 protein produces MFAKNFDKWDTILGWVVFFIALVTYGITVEPTGSFWDAGEYITTSAKLQVAHPPGAPLLQMIGAFFSMFALADDQVARMVNYVSGVSSAFTILFMFWTITNLTRKLIKKGEEITSNGKAMAIFGSGIVGALAFTYSDSFWFNAVETEVYAMASLIMAVLLWMGLKWTDNLDNPRGNKWIVLISFVIGLTFGVQFMGFLAIPSIGLLYYFKTYKTTTVKNFLIANISVVAILMLVYKFSLTYVLKFFGWGEVFFVNSIGLPFNSGTIIIGLVFAAAFYFGLRYTRNNDYKTANTIVLCLMFLFLGFSSWLMLPIRANANVVVNENNPEDARALLAYYNREQYPGVESPFYGSYYSDMFAPPGEDIDEKPKYEKDLKSGKYIIVNKYKDALQGPNDDHIGLLPRLWSDQNAENYMKYFDPLDFTIKPEYLGNQELQQAVGQFKEGYEKGELDADQYIRFLREFSDYIEVQPPTIWQNVKYMFQFQFGYMYWRYFMWNFVGKQNDIQGRYDENGNWLSGINILDSARLGSQDNLPSDIKNNKGRNTYFFLPLILGIIGLVFQISKNPKQFWVLFVFFMFTGIAIQFYTNPGIFQPRERDYSLVGSFYIFALWIGLGVYGLFDEFRRFVKPKILAPAITIICLLAVPVVMAYQNWDDHDRSGRFTANSTAKAYLDSAQENAGAILFTIGDNDTFPLWYAQEIEGHRTDVRVVNTSLFATDWYIDQMKRKAYESDPIPSQLTHDKYRYGTRDVIYYQGLSEKRWDIKDFMNWIESDKPQTKLKYIFEKQGIDISQYSESTLDIVYYPTYKIRVPVNKKNVLESGLVKQKDSALIVDYIDIDLPQSALPKNRILMLDVLANNDWKRPIYFSGGSFDKAEYIWMKDYLQLDGLLYKLVPIKTKNSSPYEMGRIDSDLMYDIVKKWEWGNSGSPDIYHDPQTRTQGLSFRGNLARLTETLINENKIDKAKDVINIAMKNMPLDYYGFYAFVEPFVDGYYKVGEKQKARELYNGLKKKYQERLEYYANVPLDEQYDNIDDIIGDMEGYRRNIDILITNNDREFAEKETLIFNEYIDRFNHFYKDTDLEEELSTPPMGNPDMMDTIPISDTINMDNTIIESEMDSVLLPNGN; encoded by the coding sequence ATGTTCGCAAAAAACTTCGACAAATGGGACACCATCCTAGGATGGGTTGTTTTTTTTATAGCCCTTGTTACATATGGTATTACGGTAGAGCCCACAGGTAGTTTTTGGGATGCTGGGGAATACATCACCACCTCGGCCAAACTACAAGTAGCACACCCACCGGGAGCACCGCTTTTACAAATGATAGGTGCTTTCTTTTCTATGTTTGCATTGGCAGATGACCAAGTGGCCCGTATGGTAAATTACGTTTCGGGCGTATCAAGCGCTTTTACCATCTTATTTATGTTCTGGACCATTACCAACCTCACACGAAAACTTATAAAAAAAGGTGAGGAAATTACCAGCAATGGTAAGGCTATGGCCATTTTTGGAAGCGGTATCGTGGGTGCTCTTGCATTTACTTATTCGGACAGCTTTTGGTTCAATGCCGTAGAGACCGAAGTATATGCCATGGCCAGTTTAATTATGGCCGTTCTTTTATGGATGGGGCTTAAATGGACGGATAACCTCGACAACCCCAGGGGCAATAAATGGATCGTGCTCATTTCTTTTGTTATAGGACTTACCTTCGGAGTGCAGTTTATGGGTTTTTTGGCCATCCCTTCAATTGGTCTTTTGTATTATTTTAAGACCTATAAAACAACCACGGTAAAAAACTTTTTGATCGCCAATATCTCGGTAGTCGCTATTTTAATGCTGGTCTATAAATTTTCATTGACCTATGTACTCAAATTTTTTGGCTGGGGCGAGGTCTTTTTCGTCAACAGCATAGGATTACCTTTTAACTCTGGGACGATTATTATAGGACTGGTCTTTGCTGCCGCATTTTATTTTGGATTACGATACACGCGCAACAATGATTATAAGACGGCAAATACGATAGTACTTTGTTTGATGTTCCTGTTTTTAGGCTTCTCCTCTTGGTTGATGCTGCCCATACGTGCCAATGCCAATGTTGTGGTCAACGAAAACAATCCTGAAGATGCCAGGGCGCTTTTGGCATATTACAATCGGGAACAATACCCCGGTGTTGAGAGCCCGTTCTATGGGTCTTATTATTCGGATATGTTTGCTCCTCCGGGAGAAGATATCGATGAAAAGCCCAAATATGAAAAAGACCTAAAATCGGGAAAGTATATTATCGTAAACAAGTATAAAGATGCATTACAAGGCCCAAACGATGATCATATTGGATTACTCCCCAGATTGTGGAGTGATCAAAATGCTGAAAATTATATGAAGTATTTTGACCCGTTGGACTTCACCATAAAACCCGAATATTTGGGCAACCAAGAGCTACAGCAGGCCGTTGGTCAGTTTAAGGAAGGGTATGAAAAGGGAGAATTGGATGCTGACCAGTACATTCGTTTTCTACGTGAGTTCAGCGATTACATTGAGGTACAGCCACCTACTATATGGCAAAACGTAAAGTATATGTTCCAATTTCAGTTTGGATACATGTACTGGCGTTATTTTATGTGGAATTTTGTGGGCAAGCAAAATGATATTCAAGGCAGGTATGATGAGAATGGTAACTGGCTAAGCGGTATCAACATTTTGGATAGTGCACGTTTGGGCAGTCAAGATAACCTACCTAGTGATATTAAAAACAATAAAGGTAGAAACACCTATTTCTTCCTGCCTTTGATATTGGGAATCATAGGGTTGGTATTTCAGATTTCCAAAAACCCAAAACAATTTTGGGTACTTTTTGTATTCTTTATGTTTACAGGTATAGCGATTCAATTTTATACCAATCCGGGTATTTTTCAACCACGGGAAAGAGACTATTCGCTCGTAGGTTCTTTTTACATTTTCGCATTGTGGATAGGATTGGGGGTATACGGGCTTTTTGATGAGTTCAGAAGGTTCGTCAAACCCAAAATATTGGCCCCTGCGATAACCATAATATGCCTATTAGCGGTACCAGTAGTAATGGCCTACCAAAATTGGGACGACCATGACCGCTCGGGAAGGTTTACCGCAAATTCAACGGCAAAGGCCTATTTGGACTCGGCGCAGGAAAATGCCGGAGCCATATTGTTCACCATCGGCGATAACGATACATTTCCTTTATGGTACGCTCAAGAAATAGAAGGCCATAGGACCGATGTTCGTGTCGTCAATACCAGTCTTTTCGCAACAGATTGGTATATAGACCAAATGAAGCGAAAAGCATATGAGAGCGACCCTATACCATCACAATTAACGCACGATAAATATAGGTACGGTACCCGTGATGTCATTTATTACCAAGGATTATCCGAAAAAAGATGGGACATCAAGGACTTTATGAATTGGATCGAGAGCGACAAACCACAGACCAAGCTTAAGTATATTTTCGAAAAACAAGGTATCGATATTAGTCAATATTCCGAAAGCACTTTGGATATCGTATACTACCCAACATATAAAATACGAGTACCTGTAAACAAAAAGAACGTTTTGGAAAGCGGTTTGGTCAAACAGAAGGACTCCGCACTTATCGTTGATTATATTGACATTGATCTGCCTCAGAGCGCATTACCCAAAAACCGGATTTTAATGTTGGATGTATTGGCCAATAACGATTGGAAAAGGCCCATTTATTTCTCCGGGGGAAGTTTTGACAAAGCAGAATATATTTGGATGAAAGATTATCTACAATTAGATGGTCTTCTGTATAAATTGGTCCCGATAAAGACGAAAAATTCCAGTCCGTACGAAATGGGACGAATCGATAGCGACTTAATGTATGATATCGTTAAAAAATGGGAATGGGGCAATTCGGGAAGTCCAGACATTTATCATGACCCACAGACCAGGACCCAAGGATTATCTTTCCGGGGAAATTTGGCAAGATTGACCGAAACCCTTATCAATGAAAACAAAATTGACAAGGCCAAAGACGTTATCAATATCGCCATGAAAAATATGCCTTTGGACTATTACGGTTTTTATGCATTTGTAGAACCTTTTGTAGACGGTTATTACAAAGTAGGGGAGAAACAAAAGGCCAGGGAATTGTACAACGGCCTAAAAAAGAAGTATCAAGAGCGATTGGAATATTATGCGAACGTTCCCTTGGACGAGCAGTATGACAATATTGATGACATTATTGGCGACATGGAGGGTTATCGAAGAAATATCGATATTCTCATTACCAATAACGACCGGGAATTTGCAGAAAAAGAGACGCTAATATTCAATGAATATATTGATCGTTTCAATCATTTTTACAAGGATACCGATTTGGAAGAAGAGCTATCAACGCCACCAATGGGCAATCCGGATATGATGGACACTATACCTATTTCCGACACCATTAATATGGATAATACGATTATTGAAAGCGAGATGGATTCGGTTTTGCTCCCAAATGGCAACTAA
- a CDS encoding thioredoxin family protein — translation MSKFGELIDLKIPVLLDFYAEWNEQSTAMHPVLRDVAAALGDKGKVIKIDVDKNKELSQALRVKGLPTLMIYKKGEMVWRQSGEQDANTLIGILNEYV, via the coding sequence ATGTCTAAATTTGGTGAACTCATAGATTTGAAAATTCCTGTACTGTTGGATTTTTACGCAGAATGGAACGAGCAATCTACGGCAATGCACCCTGTGTTACGGGATGTAGCCGCAGCCTTGGGCGATAAGGGCAAAGTCATAAAAATTGATGTGGACAAGAATAAAGAACTGTCCCAAGCATTGCGCGTAAAGGGTTTACCTACCTTGATGATTTATAAAAAAGGAGAAATGGTATGGCGCCAAAGCGGTGAACAAGATGCCAATACCCTTATCGGTATCCTTAACGAATATGTTTAG
- a CDS encoding metallophosphoesterase, translating to MLRWIIFISIYIAISIYVLQGLKAASRFPWVHYAYITISLLVIGNFIFQFTFGEQEGRVLSVAKSYAFGFLLAMIAFNLVTIVFLFSEDIYRLIAGTYHKIFGESREFSVPARRRFLSLMALGIASLPFGALLFGMYKGKYNFKVLKYNLEFDDLPDAFHGYQITQISDVHSGSFDDREKIEYAINLINEQNSDALLFTGDMVNNKAEEMKPWAELFSGLRAKDGKFSVLGNHDYGDYVQWESDAAKAKNLNDLKNLQREMGFDLLLNEHRYLKKGDDKIALIGVENWGRGGFKKAGDLKKAVSIIHKDDFKILMSHDPSHWEDVVIHDEHHYHLTLSGHTHGMQFGIEIPGWIKWSPVKWRYKYWAGIYEELGQYINVNRGFGFLGYPGRVGIWPEISVITLKKKSLT from the coding sequence ATGCTCCGTTGGATTATTTTCATTTCCATTTATATTGCAATCAGTATATATGTATTGCAAGGCTTAAAGGCGGCCAGTCGTTTCCCTTGGGTACATTATGCGTATATAACGATTTCATTACTTGTCATCGGTAACTTTATATTCCAGTTCACGTTCGGGGAGCAAGAGGGCAGGGTGCTGAGCGTGGCCAAAAGTTATGCGTTCGGCTTTTTGCTGGCCATGATAGCTTTTAACCTGGTTACCATAGTCTTTTTGTTTTCAGAGGACATATACCGATTGATTGCCGGCACCTATCATAAAATTTTTGGTGAGTCAAGGGAATTCAGCGTGCCGGCCAGAAGGCGTTTTTTGAGCCTTATGGCTTTAGGTATAGCTTCTTTGCCCTTTGGTGCATTACTTTTTGGTATGTATAAGGGCAAATACAATTTTAAGGTATTGAAGTACAATTTGGAGTTTGACGATTTGCCCGACGCCTTTCACGGCTATCAGATCACGCAAATATCAGATGTGCATAGTGGCAGTTTTGACGACAGGGAAAAAATTGAATATGCCATAAACCTGATCAACGAACAAAATAGCGATGCCCTTCTTTTTACGGGCGATATGGTAAACAACAAGGCCGAGGAAATGAAACCTTGGGCCGAACTTTTTTCTGGACTTCGGGCTAAGGACGGTAAATTTTCCGTGCTGGGAAACCATGATTATGGGGATTATGTACAGTGGGAATCAGATGCCGCCAAAGCAAAAAATCTGAACGATTTGAAAAACCTGCAGCGTGAAATGGGGTTTGACCTGTTGTTGAACGAGCATAGGTATCTCAAAAAAGGGGACGATAAAATTGCTTTGATAGGAGTTGAAAACTGGGGTAGGGGCGGTTTTAAAAAAGCTGGTGACCTAAAAAAAGCCGTCTCGATCATACACAAGGATGATTTTAAAATTTTGATGAGCCACGACCCCAGTCATTGGGAAGATGTGGTCATACATGATGAGCACCATTATCATTTGACCTTGAGCGGTCATACCCATGGCATGCAATTTGGCATAGAAATCCCCGGTTGGATAAAATGGAGCCCGGTAAAATGGCGTTATAAATACTGGGCCGGTATTTATGAAGAGCTAGGGCAGTATATTAACGTGAACCGTGGTTTTGGTTTTTTAGGCTATCCGGGTAGGGTAGGTATTTGGCCAGAAATTTCAGTAATCACGCTCAAAAAGAAATCCTTAACATGA
- a CDS encoding copper homeostasis protein CutC: MLVEVCANSLESALNAQEAGANRIELCSELAVGGITPSYGLLKAVRERVTIPVHVLIRPRSGDFTFSNVDFDIMKKNIALCVEMGFHGIVSGVLHNNFTLDEERTEELVKASGSLNFTFHRAFDWVKDPFETAMRLEAMGIDYILTSGQQKSALEGIGLLHELHQSTSTCKIMPGSGINPKNVHQFKEKEFEAIHLSGVRFEKTLDEIPKVSMNSPTFLHDDGIGLSHFDVIRDVVSTVK, translated from the coding sequence ATGCTTGTAGAAGTTTGTGCCAATTCTTTAGAATCTGCCTTGAATGCACAAGAAGCGGGAGCTAACCGTATTGAGCTCTGTTCAGAGTTGGCCGTTGGTGGAATTACCCCTTCCTACGGACTTTTAAAAGCCGTCAGGGAACGCGTTACAATTCCCGTTCATGTATTGATTCGCCCTAGAAGCGGAGATTTTACTTTTTCAAATGTTGATTTCGATATTATGAAAAAAAATATAGCCCTTTGCGTTGAAATGGGCTTTCATGGTATTGTTTCCGGGGTATTGCATAACAATTTTACTTTGGACGAAGAAAGGACGGAAGAACTGGTAAAGGCTTCGGGAAGCCTTAATTTTACTTTCCACAGGGCTTTCGATTGGGTCAAAGACCCGTTTGAAACGGCAATGCGGTTAGAAGCAATGGGGATTGATTATATATTGACATCGGGTCAGCAAAAATCCGCTCTGGAAGGTATCGGTTTATTGCACGAACTGCACCAGAGTACATCAACGTGTAAAATTATGCCGGGCTCGGGTATCAACCCTAAAAATGTGCATCAATTCAAAGAAAAAGAATTTGAAGCCATTCATTTATCAGGTGTCCGTTTTGAAAAAACATTGGATGAAATTCCAAAAGTCTCCATGAACTCTCCCACATTTTTGCATGACGACGGCATCGGGTTATCTCATTTTGATGTCATCAGGGATGTGGTGAGTACCGTTAAATAA